One Streptosporangium sp. NBC_01495 DNA window includes the following coding sequences:
- a CDS encoding lytic transglycosylase domain-containing protein yields MTPARPDASGGRSPNVRTGRSRGRPILASLVGLVVAISGCATSQSAASQDSAAQGAAQDAASQGAARGSTPQSAPSESAAASAAPGQKTTPPSETSPAKESAHQTTPAGQVPALPSPEAAIPTDPSRLARSLTTTTAELRRAIDAWRRDGDPGRGSPPEPVVLLALHQQRIYRYLVLNPKIASRTYAKLPKALAGQAKDNVTAGRDLRSLVRPISGAAKFRVQPAKPADFLLGHFRHAERRFGVEWEVLAAVMFVETKFGRVRSPSHTGAKGPMQFMPGTWAAYGMGGDIQDTRDSLLAAANYLRASGAPRDYRRALYAYNHSQAYVNAVLLHTRQIKQDIRNYYAYYNWQVFVVTTRGDRRLTGP; encoded by the coding sequence TCGCGATCTCCGGCTGCGCCACCTCGCAAAGCGCCGCCTCGCAGGACTCCGCCGCACAGGGCGCCGCACAGGATGCCGCCTCGCAGGGCGCCGCACGGGGCTCCACCCCGCAGAGCGCCCCCTCGGAAAGCGCCGCCGCGTCGGCGGCCCCCGGCCAGAAGACGACACCGCCGTCGGAGACGTCACCGGCGAAGGAGTCCGCGCACCAGACGACGCCCGCGGGTCAGGTGCCCGCCCTGCCCTCCCCGGAAGCGGCGATCCCCACCGATCCGTCGCGACTGGCCCGTTCCCTGACCACGACCACCGCGGAGCTCCGGCGTGCCATCGACGCCTGGAGGCGCGACGGCGATCCCGGCAGGGGAAGTCCTCCTGAGCCGGTGGTGCTGCTGGCCCTGCACCAGCAGCGCATCTACCGCTACCTGGTTCTCAACCCGAAGATCGCCTCCCGCACCTACGCCAAGCTGCCGAAGGCCCTGGCCGGGCAGGCGAAGGACAACGTGACGGCCGGCCGGGATCTTCGCTCCCTCGTCCGGCCCATCAGCGGGGCGGCGAAATTCCGTGTACAGCCGGCCAAGCCCGCCGACTTCCTGCTCGGCCACTTCCGGCACGCCGAGCGGCGGTTCGGCGTGGAGTGGGAGGTGCTGGCGGCGGTGATGTTCGTCGAGACCAAGTTCGGCCGCGTGCGGTCACCGAGCCACACGGGCGCCAAGGGCCCCATGCAGTTCATGCCGGGAACGTGGGCCGCCTACGGCATGGGCGGTGACATCCAGGACACCCGCGACTCCCTGCTCGCCGCGGCCAACTATCTGCGCGCGTCGGGGGCACCGCGCGACTACCGGCGCGCGCTGTACGCCTACAACCACTCCCAGGCGTACGTCAACGCGGTGTTGCTGCACACGCGCCAGATCAAGCAGGACATCAGAAACTACTACGCCTACTACAACTGGCAGGTGTTCGTGGTCACCACCCGTGGAGACCGCCGCCTCACCGGCCCCTGA